AGAGAGGTAAGGAAAACCCACTTTATCAACTGGAAACAATTTGAAAAAGCAAAAGATGTACGTGGGTTAGGAATTAGAACTCTGCAACACTTAAATAGAGCCATGATTGCTAAACTTGTCTGAAAATTCCTAGAAAATGATGATTGTCTGTGGTGTCAGCTTATGAGGGCTAAATATCTCCAAAAAGAAAACTTCTAGGAAATGACGAAACCCCAAAAATGTTCCTCTAGATGGTCTGCTATGTTAGGTTGCAGAAGTGAGGTGAAGGAAGGGTGTTGTTGGGAAGTTGGTAATGGAGAGAAGATGCATATCAAGACTGATCCTTGGATTCCGAAACTTCATCACAGGAGGCCTATCCCCAATTTGCATTCAACAGAGCAGCCTGTTTTAGTTAGTGAACTTATCCTACAGAACCCTCCAAGGTGGGATATAAACAAACTCCAGCTATGCTTCCAGTCGCATGAAGTCGAGACTATATTGGATATCCACTTACCTAACATCAGTGAAGAAGGGACTGAGGATAAATTACTTTGGCTTCACCATCCTAATGGGGTCTTTACAGAAAAATCCTTCATCAAAACTTTAAATGACATaactccttcttcttctcattaTGGTAATGTTGAAAATATTCCTTGGAAGAAATTCTGGCAGGTAACGTTTTGGCACCCAATCTTCAAATATTTGCTTGGAGAATCCTTAATAATGGTATTGTAGTTAGTAGCAGGATGATGACATATTTCAAATATATTAATACAGAGTGCAGGATGTGTAAtggtgttgttgaaactttgaaacACTTGTTCCTATACTGCCCTGTATCTCAAGCTGTTCTTTTTGCTTCTCACCTGATTCTCAGAATTGATGCAAGCCTAAATCTCTCAGTTCACCACTATATCAAGAGTTGGTTATTAGAAGGTGGAGACTACTCAAAGTTAAAAATGGGGATTTGTCTGTTCTGGAGTATATGGAAGACCATGAATAACATAGTCTTCAACAAAGGCACTGTGCATATTCAGAAAATGCTTCAAGAGGCTTATTACTGGTTCCACCGTGATACCAATATTCAAGACGATACCACTCTGCCTTCTGAACAAGACTTACTAGACTCTGCCGAGACTGTTTGGTCCCCTCCCACTCAgtcaaaaatgaaaataaattttgatggtgcTGCGAAGTAGTGGCAAGGAACTACAATTGTGAGTTTAATGGGTGTGAGACACAAGTTTTCGCATTCAGCACCCCTGTAGAAGCTGAAGCTCATGGTGCTTTGGTGGGAATTGAGCTTGCCATCAGCAAGGCTATGAGGCACATTATCATTGAAGGTGATTCACTCACTGTGATCAATTCTCTTAGGTACAATAATTTCCCAGTCCCTTGGCGTATTAAGAATACTATTGGAAAAATCAAAGACAAGCTAGGGAAATTTACGTTTGTTGATTTTAACTTTATCAAAAAGGAAGCCAATTTCATGGCTCATTCCTTAGCAGCTTATGCTGTTTAGAACCAACTGTCTAATCAGTGGTTAACCTCTCCTCCTTCTTGTATTACTCACTTGTTTAGTGAGGATTCTTCTTCTtagcttttgtttttttgttggtttttgtttgttaaccttcaaaaaaaaaaaaaaaaaagattattttGAGTTTTGGACTTGTTGTCCAATTTTAttttgtaggaaataccaattggtcatacaaataatatattagagagagtctagtccaattgacctagtcaattgtctgtttggtcctatttggtaatataaattatagtttggtcctagggtgatgtcatggatgatgtaaatgtcatcttgtagtggcagaaatacccttttggataaggaccatatatatagtcaaaaagtaagagaaaaAGAATcgttctcagatttactttctctctcctatattttcaTATCTagaatctctctctttttcttttttattttcttcctgctagtgatgaagaagatgaagatgatgatgaacgattctctcttctctttatttttttctctgctactgatgaagaagatgaacgatGAACGATGATGACGATGAATACGGTGAAGTTttgcgctttttttttttttttttttttgttttttgcttctgttttgatgatgaagacggtgaggttgaagattctgctgctatttatgatgatgatgaacctttatcatcttacatgcttgggtaagtttcggatctacaaaagaagatgaagatgacggagttcatttctggaatgaactctggtttgtgatgaagattttgatgtttttcgtctgttgttgctactgatgatggagaggatgaagatgatgaagatgagttgttgtttctgatgaagaagatgaagatgacgaagttcatttcaggaatgaactctggtttgtgatgaagattttaatgttttttcttgatgaagatagatttatgtttttcttcGTCGCTGTTGCTGCTATTGTTGAAGATGGTGAATTTGATGAAGGTCATTCTTGAAATGAATTCTGTTTtcttttgaagatgatgatgaaaacgatgaagatgacgataGATTTATGTTGAAGATGACGATGGAGACGATATATCttgattttttgatgtttgctgctcgtgttgaagatcttgaatttgatgttgttgttgatgatgaagaagaagaaaacgatgacgACGATTTCATGGATGTATTGCTGCTACTGTTTGAATTTGAAgacaacgaagatgatgaagatgcagTTCATTTCtacgaatgaactctgatttttatggatttattttgtgtgtgtgttcatgtaaaaaatgaactctgtttttttaggtttttaatatggagttcatttctggaatgaactctgttttttaggtgattatacggagttcatttctggaatgaactctgtttttttaggtgattaTATGTAGTTCATTTCTGGGAATGAACTctagttttttaggttttttatgtggagttcatttctggaatgaactcttgttttttttatgttttatatggagttcatttctggaatgaaatctggtttttttatgttttatatggagttcatttttggaataaactctgttttcttaggtttttatatgtagttcatttctggaatgaactctgattttcttaggtttttatatggagttcatttctggaatgaactctggtgtttaggtgatttctgaaaaaataagtagaaattaacaggagttcattttgacgaatgaactgctataaaaaataagtaaaattaatccggaagggtatttttgtccatttaatatttttaaataattatggaccaaacagtaaaggcgtttgaccaaaggaccaaactgacatgggcccacctaaaaaaggaccaaacgataatttttcctttgtttttgaGCTGgtgggctttttttttttttctttgggccTTTGGGCATTGCAATTTTGTTACTCTTTGGTGATCTAAAGTTGAcatagaaaaacaaacaaaaaaaaaaagagaaaaaaaactgactttcatgaaattttaataCTTCTGGTCGACAGTTAACTACACAACTTAATTAATCGAAACACATGATAATATTTTCCTTTACAGATTGTAGATAAGCGTTCAAGGAGCCATCATTTATCCGGTTTTGACTCTGAATTGAGGTAGACGAAACAAACATTGTAATTTTGACAGGTCCAAATGGATCCATTTATCAATCAATGATGGGCAAACGGGATAGGTAAATGCTGACATTTTTATGGGCTTAGTACGTCCCAGCAATAGTTGTTCGACTGTGTTTTGTCTGTTCGCCTATAACTTGGAAGGGTGTTACGAGGCATAATGAAAACTTTTGAGGCTTACTCACCAATGACAAAATACAGTCCCCCTTAGGAAGTAAAACCAACAACCTCTCATCCACTATTTTTAAATAATGACAATAATACCcattttattaatatttctttAAGGAAacggttttttattttcttttttctttcttcttttcatttttaatttttaatgaaaaaaaattaaaaattaagttTATTTAAGTTTTAGAAAAAAAACATTTTAAATTTACTTATTAAACAATTTTTAAAAAAAGTAAGAAAAACAATTTTAAAAAAAAGCAAGAAAAACATTTTAAATTTACTTAAATTTTTATAGAATTAATTAAGTTTTttcgttaaaaaaaataaaataataatattttagaaaaaaaatgaaatagaaaaagtatttaagaaatctaagaataagaaaaaaataaataagaaagaaagtagaaaatataaaaattaaataattaaattaaataagtaAACTAATAAATTGATCAAGGCCATCTAAGTAATTTAACTAGCCGTAGGACACCCTTTATCAGCCAACACTAGTTAGGGTAATTATTTTGTATGCCTCCAAAtttttgagtatgcctcaaaacaaccTTCATAACTTGGCTGCCCACGTCTAACTAATTCAATTAGAGGTGTAAAACGGGCCGGCATAGCCCAGCacaacatgctacatgtcatGCCAGAAATTATTGTGTACCGTGTGGTGTCATTCTCGAAGGCTTGTTGTAATGTGTCACAAAAACATCGTGTTCTGTCATGTTCGGTTGTGCTGTCTCGACATATTTATAATTTTCAAAGTAAATATTTTCCAGATATTTAGATAATTATATGGTGTTGTTATATGAATAATTTAATCTAAcgaaaataaaaattcaaaaattggTTAGAGTAAACACTCTTTTGTAAAATACACGCAAAATGTGTTGTATTCTACCTTATTTTGTAGTCTTCCATGAAGTTACCGTACTTGGCATTGCTGGGCTAGGCTCAAATTTTAGCATGTTGTGTTGTTGTACTTTTGCTGGCACGACCCAGTTTGCACGATTAATAACATGGAAAAATTAGGCGCAGGtccaaaaaataatattctcattgtgaggcccacaattaattttaggtaccgtgacacccataattatttaagtgacacccataattatatgaaattattaaaaatgtctgcatgaagggttatgcatcaggggtataattggaaacacaacttggatataacatatctaaaaatccgcgccttggaattttacaaattttatatcgttggaaatctttttaacagagctgcgcaacgagtacaaacaagaatatcaaatttttggttttcacgaaaaatcggaggtgatcatcattttaggcaaaattttcgaaaaattGATACATAACTATtgtgcagccaccaaaaaagatgcataacacattctcagacgcataacgaattatgcaaccattttctccactcctaacaaattatgcatttggatgaCAAAGTTatacatctataacaagttatgtaaccattgttttggttgattttagtgcgtacataaaaaaattgatgcataatgcagtatgcatccatatttttggatgcatatcaggttatgcatctattttctcgatgcataaaagattgtgcaacaattttctcgatgcataatgcattatgcagtcatattttcggatgcataacaggttatgcatccattttcacgactgcataacatgttatgtagatattattgtaggtgcatgacaagttacgCAGCGTTatgttttgttggtttcaatactaagaaaaaatagttgcataacgtgttatgcaaccgttttctggactgcataacaagttatgaaaaaaaaaagttgcagaacgtgttatgcaactaatttcgagaatgcattacaagttatgcaacaaattttgtagatacaTAACCTGTTAAattcacacctccattttcttttaaatgacATCACACGCACACCAAACCCATTTGCACTTCCATCTCCTTTGCCTTGCCACTGCAGCATCCTTTTAGCTctattttcttttaaatgcatAACCCATCGAAATCAACACCAccattcctaactcacttcactgATCCATTCATCAATCCATTTGTTCATAGCTCAATCATGACAGCAACCACCATTCCTTATATTATTGCAACCACCCATTCCCATTTCCTTGCAACCACGGTTCGTAGAAGCTGCAATATCCAATTCAATTACAACCAAGTATTTCAAAACTCGTCTATTCAAGCTTCCTGTACTGCCACCAATACCAACTTCCTTGTCTGCATCATAATGTACCCAATAGATCTCTAAATGCATGTTTATCACCCGTCTtagtacaaaaaaaaataatgaatgcACTTTCTAATAACAAAAGAGCATAACATGTCAAACT
Above is a genomic segment from Papaver somniferum cultivar HN1 chromosome 10, ASM357369v1, whole genome shotgun sequence containing:
- the LOC113316815 gene encoding uncharacterized protein LOC113316815, with the translated sequence MTKPQKCSSRWSAMLGCRSEVKEGCCWEVGNGEKMHIKTDPWIPKLHHRRPIPNLHSTEQPVLVSELILQNPPRWDINKLQLCFQSHEVETILDIHLPNISEEGTEDKLLWLHHPNGVFTEKSFIKTLNDITPSSSHYECRMCNGVVETLKHLFLYCPVSQAVLFASHLILRIDASLNLSVHHYIKSWLLEGGDYSKLKMGICLFWSIWKTMNNIVFNKGTVHIQKMLQEAYYWFHRDTNIQDDTTLPSEQDLLDSAETVCTPVEAEAHGALVGIELAISKAMRHIIIEGDSLTVINSLRYNNFPVPWRIKNTIGKIKDKLGKFTFVDFNFIKKEANFMAHSLAAYAV